The window acacccatgggactattctggcagcgggatccacattttaaaaataaaggttgccccttgctttgggttcatttgcctgccacatcctctaaagttattgctgtctatcctgctcaggtagcttctatcatatccagacaattgatctctgatgtacagatactctcgagcaccatacaagatcttcaagatcaggtggattccttagcagaagtggtcctacaaaataggagaggtttagaccttctaactgccgaacagggaggcatttgtctggctttgcagaaaaaatgctgtttctatgccaacaagtcaggaattgttaaggacaagatcaaacagctgcaggaagacttagaaaaacgccgacgagcactggctgataattCACTagggactggattcagtggactccttccctatctccttcccttcctaggtcccctcctctgcttgctgcttatcatatctataggtcctttgatattcaacaagatcatggcttttcttagagctcaaattgaGGTTATACAggtgaaacctattcaggttcattaccatcgactggagatgatggatcgtgatggtgatcttaaaaaaccatcacccctgtgagctgaactggacagccaatgacggttAAGATTCATGAGAGCTCAttccaacctaagacaggaaatgagggctagagcctcattatccaatgacgggtaaggatgttgctctatcacggacaacctaagacaggcgcagttcccgagggattgtcactccagctctgtacctgttcaggcaagccaTGCCCCTGCCTCACCACATAGCCTCTATTActcccttaaaatatggctatcgaaatatggtcaataattttatataagaagcAGCAAGGACCATGGACTCCCTCCAGTCACCACTGCCACTGAGCAGGGCTCTGCTGCAGTTGTGCAGAGGTGACAGGCACTTCAAAGGAGATGAgggagcagggatgggggagCGGGGGTCCCTAGAGTCAGGAAGGTGAAAACTGAGGAAGGGTGGTCCCTGTCAATGCAGCGAGGGCGGCTGAGTGTGCCCCCGACAGGCGTTGAAGTCAGATCCTACCGTCCTGCAGAGATGGCAGGAGGCCCTGGCTTTTCCGAGGAGTACATTCCAAAGGCATGACTCCCAGACCTTGGAGAAAGACATCGTGAAGTGCAAGGCCTCTATGTCTGCGGGATCTTGCTTCCTACCAATCTGCCTCTCGCAGAGTCAGAGGAGGATCCATAATTACAAGGCCATTTTAGTAAATGCTCAGATGGGAGGTCTTGGGTCTATCATCTGTTGTTGGTTGGAAAAAATAGTACATTCTCTTGACAGGCAGAACTTTGTCAAGCGGGCAGTGGAAAGGGGATCGGGGCTCCTCAGGACAGACAGAGTTCCACGTTGCCAGAGGCCATGCTAGAGTCTAGAGGCCTCTCAGAGCCAGGGGTGGACAGTCATTAGGGGCCCAGAGTTCTGCAGTTCTCCCAGCCCAGTCtgtagagaggaagaaggagaaagagagctgGAGACGGACCCAGGAGGACCTTCCTACAGAGACagatcagaagagaagggaggagagagcgGGAGAAGACAGGCTAGTCACTGCGATACCCGAAGAAGAGGGTCACAAGGAGGGACCCTGGCCAGGCAGAAACTCAGTGGAACAGCCAGCACGAGGCCCAGCCTTGCTTGGTTGAACCCTCAGAAGCACAGCAGAGCCCACCACCCCTGAAACACCTGGGGGCGGGCGTCCTTGGGGCTTCTGTACAGCCTGTGGAAGTGGAAGCAGCCCACCCACCCCTCCTCACAGCACACCACCCCTGGGTCCAGACACACGTCCACCCTCCCCTGCTGACTGAGGGGAACCCACTCAAGCTGGGCTCACTGCACCCCAGTGCCCAGGGCTGATCGGCAGGTCTCAGTTCTCAGCCTGGGCTCAGGCTGGGCCTCACTTCCAGAAGGCATGGATgttccctgcccacctccctcctcACCACAGCCCTCCTCCTGTCCTGCCAGAGGAGAGCCACAGCCTCCCCTGTCCTCAATCTGTGGGGCCGTGGTCAGGGGCAAACACCCCTGGACACCAAAGAGGAAGGATTCTAGAACACACAGCTCTCCAACAAGAGGCCTCCAGAAACAAATACACAGGCCTGTGGAGGGAGGTCCCCTGCAGGTCCTCCTCCCACTGAGGATGAGGACTCCAAAGTGAGGTGGTGTCATGGCGATGGGCATTGACACCTTCAATTGAACCGAAAAATTGCCagcttgttgttgttgttttgtttgtttttggtattagggattgaacccaggggctcttaaccactgagccacatccccagcccttttttgtattttattgacagacatagtctcactaagttgcttagggactcaacAAGTTgctggttttgaaattttgattctcctgcctcagcctcctgagccactgggattatagtcctACACCAATGAGCCTGGTAAATTGTCTATTGGACTGAAATAATTATCTGATTTGACCAACAGTGTTACAGAAAGAATCTGGCTTGACTCTTTAATTTATGCAGAAGACATTTTTCACTCATTAAATAAGCTAACTGTGTAACACCAGGTTGTCAAGAAAATAGGTACTGAAATCATGGATGCATATGCACAGATACATCATTTGTAAGTGTTTTACATTcatgatttttgaaatgtttaattgTCACCTGAAAATGTCTAACCTAATTTTTCtaagtgtttgtttgtttgtatttgagttactgggacttgaactcagggtctcatgcacTCTAGACCCCTGTTCTGCCGCTGAGCTACGGCTCAGCCCTTCAAGTTCTTTTGGACCAACACTTGCTAAACTCCGTCCCATTGGTCAAATCTAGCCTGCCACCTGTTtctaccaaaataaatgaatgaaaagaaatcaagtgtTATCGGAACACAGCCTTGCCTGTTCATTTACACAGAGGCTGTGGCTGCTCTCAGATTACGGAGCTCCctggcagaggaaggagagggagcagCGGCCCAAGAAATCTGAAGAGTTTCCTATGCCTGACATGACCAGGTTCCTCTTCCCCTGGATCCCACTGCTCACTGCCAGCTTCCCGGATCCCCGACCTCTGGCATCTCCATCCCAGGTGGCACTGCCATCCCACAGCAGGTGACCAGCCCCTGTCAGCTGGGGAATGGTCAGGTTCCAGGGAGGGGGACACAGACTGAGGACACACCTGGTCACTGCAGGAAACTCCATAGCGCAGCGCGTTCACAAAGTGCTCACAGTTGTCGTGGGTCACTGAATAGGGGATTTCCTTCCCCACCATTTTCTTGGCCTGTTGGATGATTTTGTTGGGTGGCAGTGGCTCATACTTGTCATCGTGCTTGTTATTGACCCGGTACTTGTCTCCTCCGGCCACCACGGACAGCAGCTCCTTCTTCACTATGGCTCTGTCAGCCACGATGGACATGCTGCTGCTCAACCCAGCCCCTGCCACTTCACCTGTGGAAACAGTGCACTCAGGCTGGGCAGGGACACAGTGGCTCAGAGCTGGCCCTGAGCCAGACAGCTCACTGCCAAATGGGGAGAGTAAGTGGTTTTCAGAAAGTTTTGGCCTCCTCCCTTGATGGCGTCTTCGACCAGCCTCATTCCCCCTGGGGCGGCGTTGGAAGGCAGCAGTACACCAGGCCTCGCTCAGGTGGCTGTAAAGACTTCCTGCCTGCCCTGTACCTGGGAAATCTTGATGTCATGGGACCTGACTTGGGCAGGTCCTGGACTTACTCTATCATTAGTTCCTTCCATGAGATTCATGTGGCAGATACAGAGTCCAGTGTTGAATGATGCAGAACTAAAATTAGAAAGTGAAAATGATTCCTTCATATGTACTATGAAGACCCTCACTGAACCCATAGTTAGAGTCAATGGAACTCTGTGAGCACATGGCGTGTTTCTGTGGAAGGACCTACAGAGGAGGCAGATGGCAGCTGTGCACACTGGACAGACCAACAGGCAGGGCTTCCAGAGCTGAGTGTGAAGGGAAGCTCTGGGTGACGTCATTTGTCAGCAAACCCATGTCTTACGTCAGAGACTGTGCATTACAGAAATCCCTGACCAATATCTCTACAGGGCCTGGAAAGAGCTCTAATGAAACAATACCTTCTCTGTAAGGAAGGCAGCCTGACATAGCAGGTTAGCTTCAACAGTCCATAACAAAGCAGCTTTTGATCACCTAACTGTTCAACATGAAGGAACTGAAGCCTTTACTGAGGAAAAATGCTGcttctaagaaaataaaagcagggtTGTTGCCCAGAACCTAAATATCTAAAGGTTGGATCCAGGTACTTCTTGTGAACAAGGAGACGTGAACAGTGGACACAGATCCCAAATCAGCTGGTTGACTCTGGCTCCCAGAGACCTGGTTTGGAATGTTCTCTCCACACTTGGTATTATTCTCCACCTAGTTGCACTAATAACATTCCCTACATGAGGTGTGTTCTCAAGAGACACGAAGTTTGTCAGCAGCCACTTGCTCTTCAGATGATCTCTATGAGCACTAAGCCACCAAAACTGTACTCAGTTGAACCATGTGAAGGATCTGTCAGTCCTGCATTGCCATCTACAAAGTCCCCTGAAGGACAAACATCCAGGGATCCAGGGATCAGGGATCCAGGAATCAAGAGTAACCCTGGGGATTTTTAACAGAAATGGAAATAAGACCAGAGATGGAATGTAGACCAAAACCccacagccaggcatggtgtgggggcacctgcctgtaatctcagacactcaggagactgaggcaggaggatgccggTCTGAGGCCAACtgagcaatgcagtgagaccctgactcagaataaatcttaaaaagagctgggggtggggctcgGTATTGGAGCACCCAGGTTCAGTCCTCAGAGCTGCAACCAACAAGAACAAAGGGCCCACGACATGCAGCCCTAACAGGGAACTGTCCTGATTCCCCACAGCCAGCTCTAAGCTCCACAGCCCTCCCTCTCCTGTGAGCAGGACCTGCTGTCCAGGGTTAGGCCCACCAGGGAGCCCAGGCAGCAGCACAGCCTAAGGAGGGTGGGCTCCTGCTGGCCAGACTCGGGGAGAATGCCCTCGTTCAATGACGCTGTCCACCCCGGGCTGTGACCACTGCTGTGAGCTGAGCGTCTGTCATCTTCCGTTCAGAGTCTGGAGTGTGTGGACGGCGTAGGTGCCACAGACGCTCAGATCCTCTAACCTGCCTGTCTGCTCACACACCCAGGGGCTATCCACACCAGCTCTGCTGGGAGTCTGATGACTGGACAGTGACCCTCTGTGCAGGTGAGTGGGGTTCAGCGTGCCCCTTAAAGCCAGGATGCTTCAGACAGAAGGGAGGCGGCCTCCACACCCGCCAGGCCCTGCACCAGGTTTCCACGGCCTCCTTCATGTCACTCCCTCGTGGCCTGGGGACAGGAAGTCCTACCCTGCTCCTTTGAGGTGCCGCTGGGCTGAGTGAGGTGCAGCCACTCGTCAGGTCCCacagtcaggaggcagaggggccGGGATTCCGGACTGGTGCTGGGGAGGTGGAGGCCCACACCACTGCCCTTTGCACCTGCAGCCAGGTGTGAACCCTTGGAAGGAGTGACTCCTTCTGTTGTGTGAGCTTCCAGAACTCCACATACACAGGGTATTGGATCTTTGGAGGGATGCTTATCAACTACAGGGGGTTcacctggcactgagccccaCTCTAAATGGACACAGGTCAATGTTCTGTCCCGAACTCACTGATGAGGAGGACTAGCAGGAGATACAGCCAGAAGGAGAGAGCGAGATTCATTCAGACAATGCCCACTGAGTGCCTGCTCTGCCAGCCGGCTTGAGCACCAGCACATAACTGTGCCTGTGTTCATACTCTTGGTCTCAGCCCTGGAGTTTAACAGAGAAACCATGCTTACTTGGTGGAGCCAGATGGACCACATAGCCCTTTCCCACATAGATGGCCCAGTGCTCATAGCCAAAGCGAGAAATTTCAATTAGGTCTCCAACTTTTAGTTGTGTTCCACCCTGCAAGAGAAAAAGCAGGCACAGATTGAAGGGGGCCTTTCGCATGGAATGTTCTAGAACCTGACCTACTAGAAGCCCCAGCCCAGGTCTACAGAATCCCTCTGCTCATCACCTTTTGGAACCATGGTGGAGAGACCTCTCCTCACACAGGTGGGAAGCCTCTCCATTGACCGTGGGCTTGCTAGTCTGGAAAGGTGCTCAAGGACAAGGAGGAGATGGCAAGGTTGTCTTTAGGGACCATGGCAGCAGGTCTGCAGCACAGCAGTGTGGGCAGGCATGTGCACAAGCTGCAGAGAGCACATTCCATGCACAGAGCTTGTGTGTATCTGCACGTGACCATGTGATTCCCAAGGAGTCTAAAAGGCCTCCTTAAGGGCCACCAGCCATGGGCCTGGGTCTGAGTGATGCTTGTGAGTTCCAGAGTCCCACGTACAGAGCCCAGCATGCCAAACACTGGGGAATACGTCACCCCCACCCCATTGCCCATCACTACTTCAATATGAACTACCACCACCCTCCTGGACAGATGAGAAGACTGGGTCTCAGGATGGTTAGGGAACCTGGCTAGAGATCAAAAGAGCCAGATGGAAACTGAGATCTCAGGGTTTCCAACATTTATGCCTGAACAATCCCAGGAGGGCCCCGAGGAGCTGGGGCAGCTGGAGTCTGGGCTCCAGGCAAAATCAGGCAAAGAAAGACAGGATGTGTTTGGGAGTCAGAGGGAGAGCGGTTCCCTTCTGAAGTTTGCATgagtgatttgtatttctggcaAATTCTGAGGCAACCAGTACCCTCCTCAAACTCAACTGAGTCAGGCCTCTGGGCCCAGTGCCCCCTGCCAGGGAGTTGAGCTGCTGCAGAGAGAATGAGGATGCCAGCTCCCTGGAAGTCTGGTGGGTGATAGCGTGGAATTTAAAGTTCTTGGCAACAAGAATATAGAGTCATCACGACCAAAGATGGGCTAATTTGAGCTCAAAATGATAATAACTTCCGGCAGTGCTCtagaatgcctgtaatcccagtgacttgagagactgacaggaggtcacaagtttgagaccagcctgggcaaccgaAGGAGACATGGCTTCATTATGAAGTTTAAAAAGGCCAGaggtagctcagcggtagagcacctgcctagcatgcacaaggttctggtttcaatccctagtactgaaaaaaaaaaaaaaataagcacacaTATAGTGAAACTGGTTCTAGTAAAGACATTTAAGGAAAGGGAAAGATTGAAGCGTGTCTAGATGAAGTGTCCTCAGGGAACCCAATACAAACTACAACAACATGCAAAGCTAGAAAGCAGCACTCACAGGCAGCTGTGTGCACGAGCCACCGCACAGACATGCACCTGGCAGAGCGCAGCCCCAGCTGCCCAAGGGAAGAAGAGGCCAGGGAGACACCGTCCTTCATGCCCATGGCTTCGACTTGCTGTTGGTTTCTTTTTCCGTTATTTATTTTACTCTCTTTCCACAAGTTATTACTGGTGCATTACACATGTATACACGATGGGTGTGTGCTGCCTGTACACACATGCTCCCAAGGTGCAGTGTGTTTTGGCCCATGTCACTCCCCaactctcccctcactcccctcctcccacccctggtccctctcctctgTGACCTCCCTTGGATTTTCTGATTTAGTTTCTTCAACaaggaaaatatattcacatattattgtgggatttattaaattaaaaacagaactacatcTCTGGAATCTAACCCCCCTTGCACACTCCCCTCTGGTCTCAGCTGGAATATCAGTCCCCGCTTCCTCCTTCACAAGGTGATTCTTGCAGCCTGGTTTGGGTAAAGCAAAGCCTTCAGCCAGGTGTCAGGGGCTGCCAGCGCTCAGGGAACCCAAACCCACCTGCTGTGAGAGCCAGGAGCCTCTGGGCTCTTAGACTCAGACCAGGGTTCCTTTCCTGCTGTGTGGGAGCCCCAGACCTGCAGACCACCTGCCCCCACCTGCCCTGTCCCTCGCTACCTGAGCTCTGGCCCACAAGGACAGCACCCGTAATTCCTGCTAACAGACTGTCActgttgcttttaaaatgaaagtttaaaaccCTTTCTGAGGACTCACCGAAGCCATCCTTCTGTCCAGAAGTGTTGTGTGTTGCTGGCTAGATGTCCGGACTCCTTTTATTTAGCTTTGAGTTTCGTTTTCCTTTAACTCCACGTACCCAAGCCTTCAAGGAGGGGATGTAGATCAAagttaagataaaaattttaaagtcaaacaAGAGCAGGTCACATGTCTAGGAGACAGTTAGAAATGGAAACCAGCTGGAGGGGAGAGAGGTCAAACTCAGTGTGCATTCAGGAGGATGTGGTGGCATCTGTGGTCAGGGGAACATTCCAAAATCCCCATGAttcagggagagaggagagaaagtgaaACAAGCACGTCCtaagaactgaagaaaaatgacCACAGGTGTGTTGGTGGGGGTTGGAAGGCAGGATGGAGGGTCAGAGCCAACGGGAGGGCTTCAAGGAGGGAGGGGTCTGAGGACACCACACTCCCCACAATGAGGAGGAACCTTCCAGAGCAGGGGAACATTTCCACCCAGTATGATGCCAACCACGACCTGGAACAGGCCACCAGAGCCACATTCCCCACACACTGGAAAGCCAGGGAGCCTGCGTGGCCAGAAGTGTGGAAAgaaaccctccctccctctcccccaggtCAGAGCACATTCACTGCAGCCCCACAGGAACCCCACCCTCACTGCCTGGGGAGAAGGGGCTGCTTCTTCGAGGCACCAGGGTGCTACCCACC of the Sciurus carolinensis chromosome 11, mSciCar1.2, whole genome shotgun sequence genome contains:
- the LOC124958442 gene encoding phospholipase A and acyltransferase 2-like; protein product: MASGGTQLKVGDLIEISRFGYEHWAIYVGKGYVVHLAPPSEVAGAGLSSSMSIVADRAIVKKELLSVVAGGDKYRVNNKHDDKYEPLPPNKIIQQAKKMVGKEIPYSVTHDNCEHFVNALRYGVSCSDQLTGAGHLLWDGSATWDGDARGRGSGKLAVSSGIQGKRNLVMSGIGNSSDFLGRCSLSFLCQGAP